Proteins encoded in a region of the Lepidochelys kempii isolate rLepKem1 chromosome 24, rLepKem1.hap2, whole genome shotgun sequence genome:
- the ENTREP3 gene encoding protein ENTREP3 isoform X1, whose product MPSPSDSSHSLTGRSSRSLTHLRVQRTWLQILLVLGFIQVILGILVITFSLVAATITPSTKVRHSCPSWAGFLLALSGLIGIVSWKRPFTLVITFFTLLSVLGVMLSLAGSILSCQNAQLVKSLEACTREKDSCVCCQARSEYPSMGPACSRQGEILTMFPNPDCWSVRMALKDLLFSVCGLTIFSTIVCTLSAVTCCIQIFSLDIIHALAPQRSSSVTLECTSPPDPFLQNMMDFEEFVPPVPPPPYYPPEYTCSSETDAQSITYNGSMDSPVPLYPTDFPPSYETVMGLRAGSQATLFDSQLTDPSHGCTCDHVPSMVLSGEVSMDSGSLVMSEIIDVPGDSSPSEDSCLLELQGSMRSVDYVLFRSIQRSRADYCLSVDCMQCGHHPRSPTLGLQGPFEDIPRPRVRGERSYSCSTPGPSYERLLETGGAVTHSCNRLEGLARCAGPCFPEVRLKGKSSLPEHQGISYTSSLYPEHGHRHHQRRNSETSCRLAPARGLSRRPLMRSHSDPGIAVASDPADFRDLLYTKALEDDASNSSADTGLCSEACLLRLSHCDSPPLLRAASARKNKVPVPKKVTQRLSKAATRSLGDLKVCRGTRGLVARFLQRSKRSLVSGVEMAGHSSQGHKQVPRSLWQAAEHALPEGIHLQSCGDLSSTSSLRRLLSARQLECSRPRSLNGVYKESIL is encoded by the exons ATGCCATCTCCCAGTGACTCCAGCCATTCCCTGACTGGCCGCTCCTCCCGCAGCCTCACCCATCTCCGAGTGCAGAGGACCTGGCTGCAGATCCTGCTGGTGCTGGGCTTCATTCAGGTCATCCTGGGTATCCTCGTCATCACCTTCAGCCTTGTGGCAGCTACCATCACGCCCTCCACCAAGGTCCGGCACTCCTGCCCCTCCTGGGCCGGCTTCTTG TTGGCGCTGTCCGGGCTCATCGGCATCGTCTCCTGGAAACGTCCCTTCACCCTGGTG ATCACCTTCTTCACGCTGCTTTCCGTGCTGGGTGTCATGCTGAGCCTCGCCGGCTCCATCCTCTCCTGCCAGAACGCTCAGCTGGTGAAGTCCTTGGAGGCCTGCACAAGG GAGAAAGACTCCTGTGTCTGCTGCCAGGCCCGCTCCGAGTACCCGTCCATGGGCCCCGCCTGCAGCAGGCAGGGCGAGATACTGACCATGTTCCCCAACCCTGACTGCTGGAGCGTCCGCATGGCTCTGAAG GATCTTCTATTCAGTGTTTGTGGCCTGACCATCTTCTCCACCATTGTCTGCACACTCTCCGCTGTCACGTGCTGCATCCAGATCTTCTCCCTGGACATTATCCATGCG ctggccCCGCAGCGCTCCAGTTCGGTGACCCTGGAGTGTACGTCGCCCCCAGACCCCTTCCTGCAGAACATGATGGACTTCGAGGAGTTTGTGCCCCCGGTGCCGCCGCCCCCGTACTATCCACCGGAGTACACCTGCAGCTCTGAGACAGACGCCCAGAG CATCACCTATAACGGTTCCATGGACAGCCCTGTGCCTCTCTACCCCACCGACTTCCCCCCATCCTACGAGACTGTCATGGGACTCCGGGCAGGCAGCCAG GCCACACTGTTCGATTCGCAGCTCACGGATCCGTCACATGGCTGCACCTGTGACCACGTCCCCTCCATGGTGCTCAGCGGGGAAG TGTCCATGGACAGCGGCTCCCTGGTCATGTCCGAGATCATCGACGTCCCCGGAGACAGCAGTCCCTCAGAGGACTCctgcctgctggagctgcagggctccatGCGCTCGGTGGACTACGTCCTCTTCCGCTCCATCCAGCGCAGCCGCGCGGACTACTGCCTGAGCGTGGACTGCATGCAGTGCGGCCAccacccccgcagccccacgctgggcctGCAGGGCCCCTTCGAGGATATACCCCGGCCCCGGGTGCGGGGGGAGCGCTCTtactcctgctccacccctggccccagTTACGAGAGGCTCTTGGAGACAGGCGGGGCCGTGACCCACAGCTGCAATCGTCTGGAAGGGCTGGCTCGCTGCGCTGGGCCTTGCTTCCCTGAGGTGCGACTCAAGGGCAAGAGCTCGCTGCCAGAGCACCAGGGCATCAGCTACACCAGCTCCCTGTATCCGGAGCACGGTCACCGCCACCATCAGCGACGCAACAGTGAGACATCCTGCCGGCTGGCCCCCGCCCGGGGCCTGAGCCGACGGCCGCTCATGCGGTCGCACAGCGACCCCGGCATTGCTGTTGCCAGTGATCCTG CCGACTTCCGGGATCTGCTTTATACCAAAGCGCTGGAGGATGATGCATCCAACTCTTCTGCAGACACAG GACTGTGCTCTGAAGCCTGCCTACTCCGGCTCTCGCACTGCGACTCACCCCCGCTCCTCCGGGCCGCCTCTGCCAGGAAGAACAAGGTCCCAGTGCCCAAGAAGGTGACACAGCGGCTGTCGAAGGCAGCGACGCGCTCCCTGGGGGACCTGAAGGTTTGTCGTGGTACCCGGGGGCTGGTGGCCAGGTTCCTGCAGAGATCCAAGCGCAGCCTGGTGTCTGGCGTGGAGATGGCTGGGCACAGCTCCCAGGGCCACAAACAG
- the ENTREP3 gene encoding protein ENTREP3 isoform X2: MPSPSDSSHSLTGRSSRSLTHLRVQRTWLQILLVLGFIQVILGILVITFSLVAATITPSTKVRHSCPSWAGFLLALSGLIGIVSWKRPFTLVITFFTLLSVLGVMLSLAGSILSCQNAQLVKSLEACTREKDSCVCCQARSEYPSMGPACSRQGEILTMFPNPDCWSVRMALKDLLFSVCGLTIFSTIVCTLSAVTCCIQIFSLDIIHALAPQRSSSVTLECTSPPDPFLQNMMDFEEFVPPVPPPPYYPPEYTCSSETDAQSITYNGSMDSPVPLYPTDFPPSYETVMGLRAGSQLTDPSHGCTCDHVPSMVLSGEVSMDSGSLVMSEIIDVPGDSSPSEDSCLLELQGSMRSVDYVLFRSIQRSRADYCLSVDCMQCGHHPRSPTLGLQGPFEDIPRPRVRGERSYSCSTPGPSYERLLETGGAVTHSCNRLEGLARCAGPCFPEVRLKGKSSLPEHQGISYTSSLYPEHGHRHHQRRNSETSCRLAPARGLSRRPLMRSHSDPGIAVASDPADFRDLLYTKALEDDASNSSADTGLCSEACLLRLSHCDSPPLLRAASARKNKVPVPKKVTQRLSKAATRSLGDLKVCRGTRGLVARFLQRSKRSLVSGVEMAGHSSQGHKQVPRSLWQAAEHALPEGIHLQSCGDLSSTSSLRRLLSARQLECSRPRSLNGVYKESIL; this comes from the exons ATGCCATCTCCCAGTGACTCCAGCCATTCCCTGACTGGCCGCTCCTCCCGCAGCCTCACCCATCTCCGAGTGCAGAGGACCTGGCTGCAGATCCTGCTGGTGCTGGGCTTCATTCAGGTCATCCTGGGTATCCTCGTCATCACCTTCAGCCTTGTGGCAGCTACCATCACGCCCTCCACCAAGGTCCGGCACTCCTGCCCCTCCTGGGCCGGCTTCTTG TTGGCGCTGTCCGGGCTCATCGGCATCGTCTCCTGGAAACGTCCCTTCACCCTGGTG ATCACCTTCTTCACGCTGCTTTCCGTGCTGGGTGTCATGCTGAGCCTCGCCGGCTCCATCCTCTCCTGCCAGAACGCTCAGCTGGTGAAGTCCTTGGAGGCCTGCACAAGG GAGAAAGACTCCTGTGTCTGCTGCCAGGCCCGCTCCGAGTACCCGTCCATGGGCCCCGCCTGCAGCAGGCAGGGCGAGATACTGACCATGTTCCCCAACCCTGACTGCTGGAGCGTCCGCATGGCTCTGAAG GATCTTCTATTCAGTGTTTGTGGCCTGACCATCTTCTCCACCATTGTCTGCACACTCTCCGCTGTCACGTGCTGCATCCAGATCTTCTCCCTGGACATTATCCATGCG ctggccCCGCAGCGCTCCAGTTCGGTGACCCTGGAGTGTACGTCGCCCCCAGACCCCTTCCTGCAGAACATGATGGACTTCGAGGAGTTTGTGCCCCCGGTGCCGCCGCCCCCGTACTATCCACCGGAGTACACCTGCAGCTCTGAGACAGACGCCCAGAG CATCACCTATAACGGTTCCATGGACAGCCCTGTGCCTCTCTACCCCACCGACTTCCCCCCATCCTACGAGACTGTCATGGGACTCCGGGCAGGCAGCCAG CTCACGGATCCGTCACATGGCTGCACCTGTGACCACGTCCCCTCCATGGTGCTCAGCGGGGAAG TGTCCATGGACAGCGGCTCCCTGGTCATGTCCGAGATCATCGACGTCCCCGGAGACAGCAGTCCCTCAGAGGACTCctgcctgctggagctgcagggctccatGCGCTCGGTGGACTACGTCCTCTTCCGCTCCATCCAGCGCAGCCGCGCGGACTACTGCCTGAGCGTGGACTGCATGCAGTGCGGCCAccacccccgcagccccacgctgggcctGCAGGGCCCCTTCGAGGATATACCCCGGCCCCGGGTGCGGGGGGAGCGCTCTtactcctgctccacccctggccccagTTACGAGAGGCTCTTGGAGACAGGCGGGGCCGTGACCCACAGCTGCAATCGTCTGGAAGGGCTGGCTCGCTGCGCTGGGCCTTGCTTCCCTGAGGTGCGACTCAAGGGCAAGAGCTCGCTGCCAGAGCACCAGGGCATCAGCTACACCAGCTCCCTGTATCCGGAGCACGGTCACCGCCACCATCAGCGACGCAACAGTGAGACATCCTGCCGGCTGGCCCCCGCCCGGGGCCTGAGCCGACGGCCGCTCATGCGGTCGCACAGCGACCCCGGCATTGCTGTTGCCAGTGATCCTG CCGACTTCCGGGATCTGCTTTATACCAAAGCGCTGGAGGATGATGCATCCAACTCTTCTGCAGACACAG GACTGTGCTCTGAAGCCTGCCTACTCCGGCTCTCGCACTGCGACTCACCCCCGCTCCTCCGGGCCGCCTCTGCCAGGAAGAACAAGGTCCCAGTGCCCAAGAAGGTGACACAGCGGCTGTCGAAGGCAGCGACGCGCTCCCTGGGGGACCTGAAGGTTTGTCGTGGTACCCGGGGGCTGGTGGCCAGGTTCCTGCAGAGATCCAAGCGCAGCCTGGTGTCTGGCGTGGAGATGGCTGGGCACAGCTCCCAGGGCCACAAACAG